Genomic window (Tripterygium wilfordii isolate XIE 37 chromosome 11, ASM1340144v1, whole genome shotgun sequence):
TTATACGATTCGATTAATTAATCAACACAGAGTCAACGGTTTGATATTGCAAGCCCAATCCCCAACTTCTAAATCtcttacaaatttacaataatATGACCGAttctttttcataattttgtggaatcacattttatttttttcacacCTCGAATCATTAATTGAAATTGTATGGATGGTGTGTATCATTACCCAAAATTCGAATCCTTCTTCCCATCTCGACAAAAAAAAGACTAAACATACTTCTAATAAATATAGATTAATTTGGTAAAAGTATTAACAGCagtaataagaaaaaaaatatagaagatTATATGGGTGATTGGTGTAATAATAATCATTAATAcatctattaattttttttacagtgATTACTAAATCACTACCAGTAAATAGTAAATAGTACATACAAGAAATAATTCATGATCTCTCTCGACATGTCATCGacttttcctctctctctgtaagacttgcaaattttttattacattttttgtAAGACAAACCCACACACTGTTGTCTGACAGAGAGTCAAAATCCTGATTCCTCAAGAGGCTTTATCTACAGATCAAGAGAAACTGAGCCACCTCCATAGCCTACATACGCCTAAAAAACCTTTGAAGACTTATCTCTATGATCTCTTTTCGTTTTTACCATCAGCAACAATAATCCTATTATAGAAACCCTGTCCTGATATACTCTGCTTCTTCCGCTGCTCCTCTTGATTTCcataacaaattttattttattttactctGTTTTCTGGCAGAGCTTGTCTTTTGTTGTTTTGCTTCTTgtaattctcattttttttaaaaaaattattcttcAGCGGGTGTGTGTGGCTCTACAAGATGTGGGCTTTTATTCTCTGCCTCCCAAACAAAAGCAAATGTTGATTTCTTTTGGATCTGCAGGCATGACTTTGGGGTACAGAATGGGGCATGTGTATGTATAGCTTTTACCTTGCTTTGTATcatattttcttgttctttttctggATCTCTCTAAGTGGAAGATGATGAGCAGAAAAGGTTTGATCTTGTTGGGGAAATAGATGCTGCTAGTTCCTTTGGTGGGttggattgaaaaatggatATGGGATCTGCAAATGGGTTTTACTCAAATGAGTTCAATTTGGATACAAAGTGGCTGATTGATCCTAAGCAACTTTTTGTTGGGCCAAAGATTGGAGAGGGTGCTCATGCTAAAGTTTATGAGGGAAAGTAAGTCAATTCGTCTGTTACTCCTTTATTTATATGTTGAATTTGTAGTTTTAAAGGTTCATTTACTCAATTTAAGGAAACTTTGAACTTTCTCTATAAAAGTTTTCTTCTTCGATGTGGACTTAACCCAATTTGGGCATTTTTTCTATTGGATTGGTTGATTGAATAGAACCACCTCAGTGCTATAATCTTTACCCTCTCTTAGTTTGGGGATTTGATTCTGAGTTAAAATCTTCAATAATGGATGTGTTTGCTTAGATCAATTGACAAAACTTGTCTTTCTTTGAGTTCCGTAGTAGTTATCTCATTGTTTGACTCACGTTATCTTTTGGTAATAATTTCAGATACAAGAATCAAAATGTTGCAATTAAAGTTGTTCACAGGGGAGAAACCCCAGAAGAGATTGCCAAGCGAGAAGGACGATTTGCAAGAGAGGTTGCAATGTTATCTAGGGTACAGCACAAAAATTTAGTGAAGGTCGGTGATGGCTTTATGAacattttgaattgctaaaacttatattttttttcgCCTGACATGATACTGACCGTCGAGCTTTTTGGGTCGCTGATTGTTGTGTAAATACGTTGAAGTGCACATGATTCTAATTTCGATATTTTGTATTACCAGTTTATTGGTGCTTGCAAGGAACCTGTTATGGTTATCGTCACTGAGCTTCTACTAGGTGGGACACTGCGTAAATACTTGATCAACATGAGGCCCGGGCGCGTGGAGATGCATGTTGCAGTTGGCTTTGCTCTTGATATTGCTCGTGCAATGGAATGTTTGCATGCGCACGGGATCATTCACCGTGACCTAAAGcctggtatgataaaaattctaataagtCAATAATTTTAACCATATCAAGTTTAGCTAGTAGCTAATGACAAAAGAGATTGTTGCTCAAGCTATGACTGCGGATATGGGTTTCAAGCGTTCGTAAACACAAAGCTTGTTCAAGACCTTGCGAAGATTAAAAGCTATGCTTGGAACATTTCTCCGCATCCTTGGAATGAAAAAATCTTCCCTGTTAAGCATCTAACTGGCATGCATTCACTTATATTTTTCTACATGCGTGTGTGGGCATTATTCTGATAActaaacacataaatatttGTTAGCATTAGAATGCTTGTAAGAATCGAGCTATCTTGGATGTGGTGGAAGCATGGGTTTCTGGTTGTATTGCATTTGGGCTACTAAAGGATTGTTTACTATTTTAGATATCTTACCATCAACTGTTGCTGGGCCTTATATGTGGACTTCTTGGTCAGTCAAAAAAAAGTTAGAGCATAGGAATAGAAAACCATCCAGTTGAAATACCTTCTATATTCAATGGTGCTTTatctctaaatttttttatgccTTCTATATTTGATGGTGCTTTGTTGAAGATCCCTTTATTTAGATTGAGATACTGGTTTGTTGTGTCTGATTGAGAAAGGGTTCCAGACAGCTTTCAAATCTATTCCAAAGTCATTTTAGAATTGTTTGGTTAGCAATAGCATGCATGATTGTGAAGAAACCGACGTTTATTTGATTTTGAGGTGGATTGTAGTGGACTTCCACTTTAGACTGAGATATCTTATTGCATTTTACCTAATTCATCTGTTCTTGTATCTGTGTCAAAGAGATCTCATAGATTGCAAGGATTTTGCACAATTCTGATgactttgttttctttcatttccaCAGAGAACTTGATCTTGACTGCAGACCACAAAACAGTGAAACTTGCAGACTTTGGTTTGGCCAGAGAGGAGTCATTAACAGAGATGATGACGGCTGAAACTGGGACATATCGTTGGATGGCACCAGAGGTGGAGATTGCTGGATAaagaattttatatttttgttgggcTAGGATTTTATTTGGAACactgataattttattttttttcttaatagcTTTACAGCACTGTAACATTGAGGCATGGGGAGAAAAAACATTACAATCACAAGGTTGATGCCTACAGTTTTGCAATTGTGTTGTGGGAGCTCATCCATAATAAGTTACCTTTTGAAGGCATGTCAAATCTGCAGGCAGCATACGCAGCTGCTTTTAAGGTAAATATACAGTCTCTCATAATATGTTTTCAACATATAGGATTTCTCGAACAACTGCTGGTCTTCGCTAAAAGTATGAATTTGAAGGGCAACTGTAATGTCATCTAGCTTCTTGCTACTCCCTTTCAAGATTATATAAAAAACTGAAGGTGTTGAAACATGCTCTTCATACTTTTGTGAGGAGAACATAGGCAATGCCACATACATGTTCGTACTAGAGTAATAGAGTATTAATATTGGGAACTGACATGTTTTTAGTGCTGCTATTCTTGTATTAATGGTATATCAAAAGTGATGAATAAGGACTATGGGATGGCTTCAAGAATACAATGTTATCTGGTTTTATTTCAGTAGACCTAATCCTAGCTTTTAGAAGAGAAAATATTCTTGAGTGCATCTTACATTCTTACTCTTCTGGGTCATTTGACACATTATCTGTGTCACGTCTCAGACGCCTTTCCTTTTACCCATAGCTTCTTATTCTGAATTTAAACATGTTGTTTCAGAATGTGAGACCCAGTGCGGAGAACCTCCCGGAGGATTTGGCTATGATTGTCACATCATGTTGGCAAGAGGATCCAAATGCCCGACCCAACTTCAGCCAAATTATACAGATGCTTCTGCACCATCTCACCACCATCTCACCACCAACACATCCTGTTATTCCAGCTCGAGTATTCTCCTCCGAGAACTCTGTATTGCCGCCAGAGTCCCCTGGCACAAGTTCTTTGATGCCAGTAAGAGGCGATTCAGCGGAAACCACAAACACCGAGATGGAAGACAGGCCCAGAGGTCTCTTATTCTGCTTTAAACAATGTTACTATTGAGTCTCTGGTGGTATTCCAAATTTCTGGTAGAGAATCCCAATAAAAATGTGGTTGACAAAATACATCTTAATAggagaaaaatatatatcagGCATAGGAAGGAAGCAACTTAGTATCAAATCGCGCAATTAACTTTTATCACTGCTTACGTTAATATTTAATGAAGATGGCTAATTGAAAATGTTCATATATGGAGTTTGGGTTGCGATAATGTGAAATTGTAGCAGAAGAAGGTCTCCATCCAAAGGCTTTATCTTTGTTCATGAAGTTTGGTTTGATTTGCATCAAGACAAGTGCTGCTGAGAAAGGAACACATGATCTACTCTCTAGCGTATCTAAATAATGGCTCTTCTAATAGTATTTCTTCTTAGTTTTGTAATTGAAGTGCACAATAAATCTGCTGGTGGAGGCCATCTGAGAGGCCTCTCTCAGTCCTAGGCAGGTGTATGCATAATGATTTTGGATATTGATTTGGCGGTGGTCTTCAGATCTATTCTAGCATTCAAGCATGGTGGTCTCCACCATGAAGTTGTTTTATGTTAGAGGTGGTACGCTTCATTGTTGACTCTGTCCGGTAAAGTACGAAGGGCTGCTGCATCTGTTAATTCAACTCTTAACAGCATCCCAGATCTGTGAGGGGTGgtttttgagttgtaaaatgCGGCTGAGTAGGAATACTTTTGACAGGAGAATTCAAGTTTAATTTTTCACATACTTTTTGTGTCACCACCCTAAATATTTATTTGGAGGAATAGAATAATCTAAGTATATACATTTACATGGACTAACAAAAGGTAGCTCGATTGATAATTGGTTGGGTTAGATATATGTGTTCAATGTTCAATTTCAATTGCAAGGAATAAAATATGGTATTATTCTAAACACAAATGATAAAATGGAATCAACAGCAGTTTCTAAATTAAAGTAACCtgttcttctcaaaaaaaaaacaaattaaagtaACCTGGGAAATGTAAAAAACTAGGCCCATTTCACGTATACaatccaaaagtaaaactaggcCCATTTCAAGTACAGAAAGTTAGAAACTGGGATTATGGGACATTCGCTTTATACCCAACAGATTATAAAATCTTAGGCCCACGAGCCATTGGGCCTTTCCAAAAAATATCACTatcgccgttgccggggatcgaACCCGGGTCACCCGCGTGACAGGCGGGAATACTCACCACTATACTACAACGACTTTGATGACTGTTGCGTCTTTCTGTCTCTACTTAGTCAAATATATACACCATGGGCTCAGTCATCATTTCATTACAGTTATGACGACTGAGTCAATCTACTAAAAGATCCTTTGTAATGATAACGATGATTCCCTCCCAATCACTTCTAACACCGCGTAAGCAACAGAACTATTTCCTTTTTTCCACATCTACTAATAATTTcaaaagggaagaagaaatAGAACTAATGTAGGGGCAAAAAGGGTTTttcacttcatttttttttgccaaattcAGCTTGGAGAGCAAGAAAATGAACCTCGTTGTCCCTACCAATAAACGGCTAATTGTCCTATTACACTCATTTCCAGTTACGAACGCCATCTTTTCCTCGACAAAGCCCCAGCCTCGTGTCCGAACCTACAAGGTTCAGTCAATGCTGGGCCCCATCAACAGCCTCTCTCTTGAAGTTCTTGATTCATCCGAACCCCAGTTTCAGGTTCGGTGTTCGAGACAAACCTGCGGTTTCCCGCTCACACGGAGACTTTGACACTCCACTCAAGTTACTTAACCCAGTGGAGAAAGGAGCTTCTATATAATCCACCTTCCTCTTCGTTTTTTTCTCTGGATTTTTGCGTGTCTTTCTTCAAAGACATGGCACGGTAAGCCTAAAATTTAAGATTGATCAAGTGATCAAGGAAACGTACAATAGACTCTTCGTCCTGCTTGagggttaattttttttatattttattatttatatatgtttttttttaaaatttccacGAATACGATTGAACTTCTTATATGATGTAATTTTCTGGGTTTGTTTCGGATGTTCTATTTCTTTGTTAGAATTTCGTTTTtcgttttttcaatttttttttgcatttttggaaataaataattttttcgcCTCCTATGGAATTTAGGGTGATTCTGTGGAACccatttcaaaattttagttTTTCGGAGTTACCCAGTTAAGGAATCCTTGACACAAAGGGTGTACAGCTCATTCCGGCTTTGGGTTTGTAGTTGATGAGGCATTTTTGTATATGTAAGGGTTTATTTGATGAGTCAGTAAGGGTGTGGGCTTCTTTTGGGCTCTTGTGTGAAGATATTTCCTTTTTATATGTGTGAGATTGAGACAATGTGGGGTTTTTTGGATGAGAACCCTGTTGTTTCTCCATGAATGGATTACATTGAGTGGATTGgactaaaactaattttatcaTTGGTTTGTgcgatcacaagaactaagtgcAAAGGGGGGATTGGCATAATGACTGAAAATTGCTTTTGGTTAACCAGCATTGTGGTTGGAATTGGTGTGGTCTTTATATTAGGGCGAATGAGGCTGATGGGGAATAAACATCTCAAATCTTAGTGCAACAGATAATGGATTTTCTCTATGAGAAGAAGGGTGGAGAtctattttcttctcttgaaaCTGAATGTGATTTTCTTAATGGTTTAATATCcatatttagttttatttatatcAATCATTCAATCTTATTGAAGCATGGAGTTTCAGTTCACATTGTACTATGATTCCTCTTTTTTGGTTGATGGGGCTTTCTACGGCCTCTCCCTGTTAGAGAGCAAGGTTCAGTTGTTGTTTGCTTGCAGTATAAAAATATCCTAATAATCTAGTATGGTTGGGCTTTTCCATGTCGGGAGGCTTTTAGAATTGACTGGTCATTTTTGAAGCCATT
Coding sequences:
- the LOC120009694 gene encoding serine/threonine-protein kinase STY13 produces the protein MDMGSANGFYSNEFNLDTKWLIDPKQLFVGPKIGEGAHAKVYEGKYKNQNVAIKVVHRGETPEEIAKREGRFAREVAMLSRVQHKNLVKFIGACKEPVMVIVTELLLGGTLRKYLINMRPGRVEMHVAVGFALDIARAMECLHAHGIIHRDLKPENLILTADHKTVKLADFGLAREESLTEMMTAETGTYRWMAPELYSTVTLRHGEKKHYNHKVDAYSFAIVLWELIHNKLPFEGMSNLQAAYAAAFKNVRPSAENLPEDLAMIVTSCWQEDPNARPNFSQIIQMLLHHLTTISPPTHPVIPARVFSSENSVLPPESPGTSSLMPVRGDSAETTNTEMEDRPRGLLFCFKQCYY